The Xiphophorus couchianus chromosome 3, X_couchianus-1.0, whole genome shotgun sequence genome segment CCGTGATCCAAGTTCTTCCACACTTGCTCTATTTTCAAATTGTAAAATAGTTAGTGATATtcttaaagataaaaaacaaacaggttttttttggtaatgttttattatgaaaGCAACAAAGTAGTATAATTTACAGCATGATACACACCACAGAGATATATGTTTGTATGTTTCTGATGCAGTGGCATTGTTGtgatgaaatgtttctgtgacTTCACAAGTAGCCACAAAGTCTTTCGAACATGGATGGATTCATGTTGCACAAAAAGACGAGTTCTTTCTTCCCTTCTTCTGTTCGGCCTGATGGGAAAGCAAACATGGTCAGAAAACTTTGGTTAcgtttcatttttaatcacacAACTGCAGAGTGACAGGACCATAACTCACTCTGTGGGTGCTGCAGCCAGTTCCGATCCATGTAGTAAAGGTAACAGCTCTCAAACTCCTTCTCGCTGTAGCTGGGCACCGATACGGGGATGAATGGATCCATGCTGTCAAAGCCTCTCTATGAGGACGACACCGACAGGAAGTTAAAGAACCGAATGAGAAATCGGTTGTCTACAGGTGTGTGACACGTTTAAAGCCatagttttaattattatcCCAAAGTACGCACTTAGATCACAAATTCAGTCCAATTTTTTCAATAGATTTACATGTAAAAAGTAAAGTCAGAAACCATGACGACTGCTTCGGGCACTTCAGGAGGGAAGAGGAACGAAGTGaatgataaatgttttcaattatgcattaatgtgatgaaaaaaaaagctaaagtcAAGCCCACACAGTCAAGGGtgaagtaaataataaatattatattcatTTGATGCAAATGTTTTCCATTAGGTGGGTTACGTGATCGCACTTTAAATCTTGTAATTTATGCCTCTCAGCACAAGAAGAGGGATTTATCAAGCAATAGGACGAACTGATTTCCTGGTGTGCAGTCGCACAACAAATATACTAGTAATTAGTTCAAAACGACTTAATGAAGTCACATGGTAAAGTGCTGCAGTGTCAAAAAGACTAATGCGAGTCATTATTTGCTTTACTCTCTTTTATCAATGGAAAAACAACACCTCTATGCTGTACTACTAGAAAgtaaaaagctattttatttacaaaaacagcaAGTTGAACAGTTCAATAGGCAGTTTCCTGCCAAACAGAATATGATACTCTAAggataaatgtaatattaagaGAAGTACATTATAATGGACATACAGTACATCTGCATAGGGGTTGTTTAAAACTGAGAGCAGTCTATAGACAATCTTTAATAGGCATAAATCTTTACATCTCAAAAACTTTAATGTACTCCTGGgaggttttatgtgataaatgCACACAATGCAATTATAGTTATAGGCTCCAGAAGAGTGCAAACTGAGGCAGATGTTCCCATTTCAGGAGGGCAACAACCATAAACATACAGCCTGAGCTACACTGGCAAACCTTGattcaaagcatattcatattttaaaaagttcagagtTAAATCGAATCTAGAATCTTTgtcaagacttgaaaattgaagCTCCgagatgttctccatccagaCTAACAgaacttaaaattatttttgcaaagaattgACAAAAAATGTCAGTGCTTAGATGTGGAAAGCTGAGATAAACATAATACACTCGACTTGTGGTTGTAACAGTAGCAAAAGATGTTTGTGTGTAAGGTATTGACTGAAAGGGAATGGATGTATGGCACACTTTTCGAATTTCTGCAAGTAAAAACTTTTAGAAACAATTTCTCAGTTTTCTTACACTTCAGTAAGGCACTACATTGTCTAGCACATGAAAACtcaaagcatatttaaaaaGGTGGGACAATGGCAAAATATGCAAAGAGTCATAGGTTATGGCTACTGCAAAGCAGTAAATTTAACTGAACACTGAACAACTCTGGATGTCTTTAAAACTGCTCAAGATGTAAAACTGAGACTATTCTAAGaatttttttggtcttttttataAAGACCCCATATAGATGAGGTTTGTCACTAAATGAAGTGGTTTCCTTGATGCTACGGTTGCTGCGTCTTTACCCACTTGGACGTCTTTTTTGATGTACATTAGCATAAACTGAGCAGCAGAGCTGAATCATCTGCAGCACTCTGAGGAGTAGCTGATCAAACATCAAGATGAAACGGAATATTCTCTTACCTCTCCGAGAAGATCTTGAGGCAAGTAGGCGGATTTTGGATGGTAGAGAGAGCCCGTCTGAGACAGAGTGGTAATGATGGCACCGCCGCTCTGAGACAAGACGGTAAATGTCAACAACAGGTTTCTGAAACAGCATTGTGAGGCTTTAACTGTTGCATCCCTCTCACCCAGTCGTTCTTCATCAGCTTTCTCAGGTTATAAACCAAAGTGAGCTCCTCTGGATCCACCTGAGGAAAATTAGAAGGACACATAAGACTTcctgtttgtggaaaaaatacaaaacaacagATGACGCAGCATGATGGATGAGTTTTGTCTTACGGCGGTCTTATCCTCCTTCTTGATGGTGGATCTTCCCCACAGGGCGTTCACGCCGTCCACAGCCACGGCCAGGCGGAAGTCGGCTCCCGGTTGGCCGCTTTGCAGCCTGAGCTCCTTCATCACCGCTCCCACCACGTCGCTGCTGCTCTTTACTCGCGATATTCCCTGCAGCAAAGCAAATAGGCTCAGATGAAAAATGCAATGCTGTGAAAAGAcggaaaaatattaaaaacaccaCATTATGATAAAGAGCAGATGGacttgggggggattttatacACAATGCAATAAATTTTAAGGGTCAAGTTTTTAtcagataaaaggaaaaaaaaaaaacaggaagtattTGACAGATTAATAGAAAATCAAATAATGCAGCAGAGGGATGCTTATCAGTATTTCCTCTAATCATGTTAGCATCCTGTACAGCAGCCTCCAGAAACACCAACACTGACAAGTCAGACCCTGATGGATGCAATGAATCTCCCTAAGCTGAAATGTGACAGACAAAAGGTGAGGATTTTGCAGCTGCACATAAATCCTCGCTTCCTTTCTGTCCTCATCAATGCGTGTGGTACAACAACATTGTGCTGATCCATCACCCTGCTCGGCTCATTGGCTATTGATCACCGGTGGAGGTGGAGagataaaactttaaagacTCCTGAAGGAGAGTTAACTTGAGTGGAAATAAAGCAGAGATcatgagagagggagagagagaggacgcATTGTTAATGAAAAACACTGGAGGAAGATAAGGACTGACCTGATCCACCAGCTCTCCAAGTGAACTTCCCGCCTCGGTGGACTCCCTCTTCGTCCACACATACCGCTCTTTTAGTTTTATCtgagaacaaaaaaagttgcaaagatacgatttttttttgtaaatgtgtctctttatatttttgcttcataTCAAGACTAAAGACCCTCTGCGGAAATCTCTGCAGCACATTCTGAAAGCCCTGTCCAAAACTATTGATATCTCCTAggattaatcatattttcatttcacaaaCGTGAATCTTATCccatttttggggggattttactGATAGACCAACACATAGCAGCAAATAATTGAA includes the following:
- the dap3 gene encoding small ribosomal subunit protein mS29 — its product is MSLHRLAFRLRPTVTHVRSLHSSGYVQQQEAVAVEPEPESVSVFRTQEKDPACHSDKHMGQFYTLSSAHVRPLFPDSFPWRYQQQMKTFNETCIMVRQPALEVISYLKKADYSQPALRYVFYGLKGTGKTMSLCHTVHFCYTQGWLVLHVPDAHLWVKNCKELLPSSYKLSRFDQPLEATTWLRNFKITNEHFLPKIKLKERYVWTKRESTEAGSSLGELVDQGISRVKSSSDVVGAVMKELRLQSGQPGADFRLAVAVDGVNALWGRSTIKKEDKTAVDPEELTLVYNLRKLMKNDWSGGAIITTLSQTGSLYHPKSAYLPQDLLGERGFDSMDPFIPVSVPSYSEKEFESCYLYYMDRNWLQHPQSRTEEGKKELVFLCNMNPSMFERLCGYL